In the genome of Hymenobacter cellulosivorans, one region contains:
- a CDS encoding DMT family protein has protein sequence MKGFYTILLLTISNLFMTFAWYGHLQFKKISWLHGLGLVGVILISWGLAFFEYVFQVPANRLGFQENGGPFSLFQLKVIQEVVSLTVFTLCAVYVFKTDKLGWNHLLGFGLLVAAVYVIFKKW, from the coding sequence ATGAAAGGCTTCTATACCATCCTGCTGCTGACCATCTCCAACCTGTTCATGACCTTCGCCTGGTACGGGCACTTACAGTTCAAGAAGATTTCGTGGCTGCACGGCCTGGGCCTGGTCGGCGTGATTCTGATTAGCTGGGGCCTGGCCTTTTTTGAGTACGTGTTTCAGGTGCCTGCCAACCGCCTGGGCTTCCAGGAAAATGGCGGCCCCTTCAGCCTGTTTCAACTCAAGGTGATTCAGGAAGTGGTGAGCTTGACGGTGTTCACGCTCTGCGCCGTGTACGTATTCAAAACCGATAAACTGGGCTGGAACCACCTGTTGGGCTTCGGGCTGCTGGTGGCGGCCGTCTACGTCATCTTCAAGAAGTGGTAG
- a CDS encoding GDP-mannose 4,6-dehydratase, giving the protein MPLSTVFVTGCAGFIGSHLCERLLHDGYRVVGLDNFDSLYPRAVKEQNLAAFAQHPHFTFYEADLRRGPAALPAVQADIVVHLAAKAGVGPSVQQPAAYVENNVMGTLHLLEWMRERGVRKLFFASSSSVYGNSAEKPFREDVNTLATCISPYAASKLAGEQLVHTYHHLYQLDALNARFFTVYGPRQRPDLAIHKFVRLLQAGQAIPVFGTGSTARDYTFVADTVDGIARGLQYLLTNHGVFETVNLGNSRPVPLLTLIEAVGQAVGIEPELRFEPPQAGDVDITFADIRKAQTLLGYAPQTSLTEGLRQFVTWLPQVQEV; this is encoded by the coding sequence TTGCCACTATCTACTGTTTTTGTTACGGGCTGCGCCGGCTTTATCGGCTCCCACTTGTGCGAGCGGCTGCTGCACGACGGCTACCGCGTGGTAGGCCTCGACAACTTTGATTCTCTGTATCCACGGGCGGTGAAGGAGCAGAACCTGGCGGCCTTTGCCCAGCACCCGCACTTCACCTTCTACGAAGCTGACCTGCGCCGGGGCCCGGCCGCCTTGCCCGCCGTACAGGCCGATATTGTGGTGCATCTGGCGGCCAAAGCCGGCGTGGGGCCCTCGGTGCAGCAGCCGGCCGCTTACGTGGAAAACAATGTTATGGGCACTCTGCACCTGCTCGAATGGATGCGGGAGCGAGGCGTTCGTAAGCTGTTTTTTGCCTCCTCGTCGTCGGTGTATGGCAACTCGGCCGAGAAGCCTTTTCGGGAGGATGTGAACACGCTGGCTACCTGCATTTCGCCCTACGCCGCCAGCAAACTGGCCGGCGAGCAGCTGGTGCATACCTATCATCACCTCTACCAGCTCGATGCGCTGAATGCGCGCTTCTTTACTGTGTACGGCCCCCGGCAGCGCCCCGATCTGGCCATTCACAAGTTTGTGCGTCTGCTACAGGCTGGGCAAGCCATTCCGGTGTTCGGCACCGGCAGCACCGCCCGCGACTATACCTTCGTGGCCGATACCGTGGATGGTATTGCCCGCGGCTTGCAGTATTTGCTGACTAACCACGGCGTGTTCGAAACCGTGAACCTGGGCAACAGCCGCCCCGTGCCCCTGCTCACACTCATCGAGGCCGTGGGGCAGGCTGTGGGCATCGAGCCCGAGCTACGCTTCGAGCCCCCGCAGGCCGGCGACGTGGACATCACCTTCGCCGACATTCGCAAAGCCCAGACCCTGCTCGGCTACGCCCCCCAAACCAGCCTGACCGAAGGTCTGCGCCAGTTCGTAACCTGGCTGCCACAGGTGCAAGAGGTGTAA
- a CDS encoding patatin-like phospholipase family protein, with protein sequence MQKIYRWLAPLLAALFLLPSSLHAQKVGLVLSGGGAKGLAHVGVLKQLEKNRVPIDYIVGTSMGAIVGALYAAGYSPKEIEEIVLKPEFQNWVSGAPLEGKVYNYYDVDPTPAALHLRLAVDSTLKTRVTPKLVDDVTLNYVLATMLAPAGAISGYDFNNLLVPYRAVASEVFTREKVVQRSGSLSDAVRNSMAFPLAFRPIRQADGRYLFDGAVVDNFPTGVMREEFKPDIIIGVNVGDVAFNKYPKEKDDQLLTSTLVFLGSNVADTTSVGKNGIFIQPNLDGITAADFNKVRQLLQLGEQAADKKMELLLKRIPRREDTLALQQRRRAFQEKAPRPDFKQITVQGLPRQQQDFVRRFFVRNGTSYSPGDIEEGYYRLVNNDFFNNVYPRIRYDQKQEGYVLGIDARQNSNLTADLGVMLSTRSMNNFYIGGAYRYLNRYLYTVRADATIGRFYNGARGSFRISIPGRIPLYFEPTVTFNNFNYQDTGGLLGSTAQNTQLSQRDFKTELQIGFSPNYRSRYTLSGGLFTNRDQYANTDEISSNATLDLDRLQGVTAAGRFERNSLNRRQYAVSGRRADFSVRAVSAQEKYTPGTTAGDLTERSRTHNFLKASLFIEQYFTFNKVDSVGRKVNAWGYIFDAVATTQGPFATYRASLTSAPAFLPLPDSRTLFLDRYRGTAYAAVGLRYTKAVLGPVEWRTEIYGHVLVRQWERQEGNTLLAERGNTISRPYLTAMTGFVYQTPVGPASLQFIHYDDADNKFGVFAHIGYVLFRDRSLD encoded by the coding sequence ATGCAAAAAATCTACCGCTGGCTGGCCCCGTTGCTGGCTGCTCTATTCCTGCTCCCTTCCTCCCTTCACGCTCAAAAAGTGGGCCTCGTGCTCAGCGGCGGCGGCGCCAAAGGCCTGGCCCACGTGGGCGTGCTCAAGCAACTCGAAAAAAACCGGGTTCCCATCGACTACATCGTGGGCACCAGCATGGGTGCCATCGTGGGCGCCCTGTACGCGGCGGGCTACTCACCCAAGGAAATCGAGGAAATTGTGCTCAAGCCCGAGTTTCAGAACTGGGTGTCGGGGGCGCCGCTCGAAGGCAAGGTGTATAACTACTACGACGTAGACCCCACCCCAGCTGCCCTGCACCTGCGCCTGGCCGTCGACTCGACCCTAAAAACGCGGGTGACGCCCAAGCTGGTCGACGACGTGACGCTGAACTACGTGCTGGCCACCATGCTGGCCCCGGCCGGCGCTATTTCGGGCTACGACTTCAACAACCTACTGGTGCCCTACCGGGCCGTGGCCTCGGAGGTATTTACCCGCGAAAAGGTGGTGCAGCGCAGCGGCTCGTTGTCGGATGCGGTGCGCAACTCCATGGCTTTTCCGCTGGCTTTTCGTCCCATCCGGCAGGCCGACGGCCGCTACCTCTTCGACGGAGCCGTGGTGGACAACTTCCCGACCGGTGTAATGCGCGAAGAATTTAAGCCCGACATCATCATCGGGGTAAACGTGGGCGACGTGGCCTTCAATAAGTACCCCAAGGAAAAGGACGACCAGCTGCTGACCAGCACCCTGGTGTTTCTGGGCTCGAACGTGGCCGATACGACTTCGGTGGGCAAGAACGGCATCTTCATCCAGCCCAACCTGGACGGCATCACCGCCGCCGACTTCAACAAGGTGCGCCAGCTGCTGCAGCTGGGCGAGCAGGCCGCCGATAAGAAGATGGAGCTGCTGCTCAAGCGGATTCCCCGCCGCGAAGACACCCTGGCCCTGCAGCAGCGGCGGCGGGCCTTCCAGGAAAAAGCGCCCCGGCCCGACTTCAAGCAGATAACCGTGCAGGGCCTGCCCCGCCAGCAGCAGGATTTCGTGCGCCGCTTCTTCGTGCGCAACGGCACTAGCTACTCCCCCGGCGACATTGAGGAAGGCTACTACCGCCTGGTCAACAACGACTTCTTCAACAACGTGTACCCCCGCATCCGCTACGACCAGAAGCAGGAAGGCTACGTGCTGGGCATTGATGCCCGCCAGAACAGCAACCTCACTGCCGACCTGGGCGTGATGCTCTCGACCCGCTCGATGAACAACTTCTACATCGGCGGGGCTTACCGGTACCTAAACCGCTACCTCTACACCGTGCGGGCTGATGCCACCATCGGGCGCTTCTACAACGGGGCCCGGGGCTCGTTCCGAATCAGCATTCCGGGCCGGATTCCGCTGTATTTTGAGCCCACCGTCACGTTCAACAACTTCAATTACCAGGACACCGGCGGCCTGCTGGGCTCCACGGCCCAGAACACCCAGCTCAGCCAGCGCGACTTCAAAACCGAGCTCCAGATTGGCTTCAGCCCCAACTACCGCAGCCGCTACACCCTCAGCGGGGGCTTGTTCACAAACCGCGACCAGTACGCCAATACCGACGAAATCAGTTCCAACGCCACCCTCGACCTGGACCGCCTCCAGGGCGTCACGGCGGCCGGCCGCTTCGAGCGTAACTCCCTGAACCGCCGGCAGTATGCCGTTAGTGGCCGCCGCGCCGACTTCAGCGTGCGGGCGGTATCGGCCCAGGAAAAGTACACGCCCGGCACCACCGCCGGCGACCTAACCGAGCGTAGCCGCACCCACAATTTCCTGAAGGCCAGCCTCTTCATTGAACAGTATTTCACCTTCAACAAAGTTGATTCGGTGGGCCGCAAGGTGAATGCCTGGGGCTACATCTTCGATGCCGTGGCTACTACCCAGGGTCCCTTTGCCACCTACCGGGCTTCCCTGACTTCGGCCCCGGCCTTTTTGCCCCTGCCCGACTCCCGCACCCTGTTTCTAGACCGTTACCGGGGTACGGCCTACGCGGCCGTGGGCTTGCGCTATACCAAAGCCGTGCTGGGTCCGGTGGAGTGGCGCACCGAAATCTACGGGCACGTGCTGGTACGGCAGTGGGAGCGGCAGGAAGGCAACACGCTGCTGGCCGAGCGCGGCAATACCATCAGCCGCCCCTACCTCACGGCCATGACCGGCTTTGTGTATCAAACGCCCGTGGGCCCGGCCTCTCTGCAGTTCATCCACTACGACGATGCCGACAACAAATTCGGCGTGTTTGCCCACATCGGCTACGTCCTCTTCCGCGACCGGTCGTTGGATTAA